A window of the Hydrogenobacter hydrogenophilus genome harbors these coding sequences:
- a CDS encoding MoaD/ThiS family protein, with amino-acid sequence MKLLYFSILRERLKKDQEEIDFSGSVRELRLELVRRYPDLKDLLERIKFAVNEEYVSDDYQLKGNERVALIPPVSGG; translated from the coding sequence ATGAAACTCCTTTACTTTTCCATACTGAGAGAGAGATTGAAAAAGGATCAGGAAGAGATAGATTTTAGCGGTAGTGTGAGAGAACTTAGGCTTGAACTTGTTCGCAGATATCCAGATCTCAAGGACCTTTTGGAGAGAATAAAATTTGCAGTTAACGAAGAGTATGTGAGTGATGACTACCAGCTCAAGGGCAACGAAAGGGTGGCTCTTATACCTCCTGTTAGCGGTGGATAA
- the mgtA gene encoding magnesium-translocating P-type ATPase, with protein sequence MKRRKNSYNFDRLVEFAKKDIKELFYSLDSSEEGLSTHEAKRRLEIFGSNEIVHEKPAPWYIELLKAFINPFIGILVFLAMVSYMTDVLFAPPDERDWSTIIIISVMVIVSGVLRFLQEYKSNLEAQKLKAMVHTTVLVKRRDEGIVEINIEEVVPGDIVYLSAGDLVPADLRILRSKDLFVNQAVLTGESEPVEKYPNLIKELLEKPTPLDLENICFMGTSVASGSGIGVVLATGESTYLGSIAKSLVGRRSQTSFEKGVNEVSKLLIKFIAVIFPLVFVINGLTKGSWFDALLFALAVAVGITPEMLPMIVTTNLAKGAVAMARRKTIVKRLDSIQNLGSMDVLCTDKTGTLTLNKVILVKYMDIHGEEEERVLRHAFLNSYYQTGLKNLLDVAILEYGREKGMEGSVLEKVYKKVDEIPFDFVRRRMSVVLESTVAGGKKRQLITKGAVEEVLSVCSLVEYKGRVIPLTDKIKAEVLQMVEKLYEDGMRVLAVAQKNHVPPEGIFGVKDESNMVLMGFLAFLDPPKETAPQAVQALKACGVDIKILTGDNHIVAKKICKEVGIDVKHVLLGDQIERMSDEELMGVIEETTIFAKLTPAQKARIIKVLKSKGHIVGFLGDGINDTPAMREADVAISVDNAVDIAKESADVILLEKNLMVLKNGVVEGRKTFANIAKYISITASSNFGNVFSVLVASVFLPFLPMAPLQLLFLNLTYDLSMTSIPFDRVDKEYIEGPKRWSAKRIRNFMLWFGPASSLFDIFTFAMLFFVVCPAVLGTYNHLSTGLKNQFVSLFQTGWFVESLWTQTMVVYMLRTKKLPLIGSFPGLLVVLFTAIALFIGSLLPFTVFGEKLGMRPLPSLYFWYVLLPAIMGYLTLAQFLKGRFIKRYGDLF encoded by the coding sequence AGAGGAGAAAAAACAGCTACAACTTTGATAGGCTTGTGGAGTTTGCAAAAAAGGATATAAAGGAGCTGTTTTATTCCTTGGATAGCTCAGAAGAGGGGTTATCTACACATGAGGCAAAGAGAAGACTTGAGATATTTGGCAGTAATGAGATAGTTCATGAAAAGCCAGCCCCATGGTACATAGAGTTATTAAAAGCCTTTATAAATCCCTTCATCGGGATTCTCGTGTTTCTTGCAATGGTATCCTATATGACGGATGTTCTCTTTGCACCTCCAGACGAAAGGGACTGGAGCACCATAATCATCATAAGCGTGATGGTAATAGTGAGCGGTGTTTTGCGCTTCTTGCAGGAGTATAAGTCTAATCTTGAAGCCCAAAAGCTCAAAGCCATGGTTCACACTACTGTATTGGTCAAAAGAAGGGACGAGGGTATAGTGGAAATAAACATAGAGGAGGTTGTTCCTGGTGATATAGTTTATCTGTCTGCGGGAGACTTGGTACCTGCTGACCTAAGGATTCTACGTTCAAAAGATCTATTTGTAAATCAGGCGGTTCTTACTGGAGAGTCCGAGCCCGTTGAGAAGTACCCAAACCTTATCAAAGAGCTTCTAGAAAAACCAACCCCTTTGGACCTTGAAAATATTTGCTTTATGGGAACAAGCGTGGCGAGCGGTTCTGGTATAGGCGTAGTACTGGCTACCGGTGAAAGCACTTATTTAGGTTCTATAGCTAAAAGCCTTGTAGGTCGTAGATCCCAAACGAGCTTTGAGAAAGGTGTTAACGAAGTTAGTAAACTTCTCATCAAGTTTATAGCGGTTATATTCCCGTTAGTTTTTGTTATAAACGGACTCACAAAAGGAAGCTGGTTTGATGCTCTTTTGTTTGCTCTTGCGGTAGCGGTAGGAATCACACCAGAAATGCTACCCATGATAGTGACTACTAACCTTGCAAAAGGTGCAGTGGCGATGGCAAGGCGCAAAACCATAGTGAAGAGGCTTGACTCTATACAAAATCTTGGCTCTATGGATGTGCTATGTACAGACAAAACGGGTACCCTTACACTTAACAAGGTGATCCTTGTAAAGTACATGGACATACACGGAGAAGAGGAAGAGAGGGTGCTTAGACATGCTTTTTTAAACAGCTATTACCAAACGGGTCTGAAGAACCTCCTTGATGTAGCCATTTTAGAGTACGGCAGAGAAAAAGGCATGGAAGGAAGCGTATTAGAGAAGGTCTACAAGAAAGTAGATGAGATACCCTTTGATTTTGTTAGGAGAAGGATGTCCGTGGTTTTAGAAAGTACTGTTGCAGGAGGTAAAAAGAGACAGCTCATCACAAAAGGTGCGGTAGAAGAGGTTCTTTCTGTGTGTAGTTTGGTGGAGTACAAAGGCCGTGTGATCCCTCTTACTGACAAAATAAAAGCTGAAGTGCTCCAGATGGTAGAAAAGTTATACGAAGATGGCATGAGAGTGCTTGCAGTAGCTCAAAAAAACCATGTACCCCCGGAAGGTATTTTTGGAGTTAAGGACGAGAGTAATATGGTGCTTATGGGTTTTTTGGCTTTTCTTGACCCACCCAAAGAAACCGCTCCCCAAGCTGTACAGGCACTAAAAGCCTGTGGTGTAGATATAAAGATACTAACAGGGGACAATCACATAGTGGCTAAAAAGATATGCAAAGAAGTAGGAATAGATGTAAAGCATGTACTTTTGGGAGATCAAATAGAAAGAATGAGTGATGAAGAACTCATGGGTGTGATAGAAGAAACAACCATATTTGCCAAGCTAACTCCTGCACAGAAAGCGAGGATAATAAAAGTTCTAAAAAGTAAGGGACACATAGTAGGCTTTCTGGGAGACGGTATAAACGATACACCTGCTATGAGAGAAGCTGATGTAGCCATATCCGTAGATAATGCTGTTGATATAGCAAAGGAATCTGCAGATGTAATTCTTTTGGAAAAAAACCTTATGGTACTTAAAAACGGTGTTGTAGAAGGAAGAAAGACTTTTGCCAACATAGCCAAGTATATATCCATAACCGCAAGTTCTAACTTCGGAAATGTCTTTTCTGTACTTGTTGCCAGCGTCTTTCTACCTTTCTTACCCATGGCTCCACTCCAACTTCTTTTTCTAAACCTTACTTATGATCTTTCTATGACATCTATACCCTTTGATAGAGTAGATAAAGAGTACATAGAAGGACCCAAAAGGTGGTCTGCAAAAAGAATTAGAAACTTTATGCTGTGGTTTGGACCTGCCAGCTCCCTTTTTGATATTTTTACTTTCGCTATGCTGTTTTTTGTCGTATGTCCGGCAGTATTAGGCACTTATAACCATCTGTCTACCGGATTAAAAAATCAGTTTGTATCTCTTTTTCAAACTGGGTGGTTTGTTGAAAGCCTTTGGACGCAAACTATGGTAGTTTACATGCTAAGGACAAAAAAACTTCCTCTAATAGGAAGTTTTCCCGGACTATTAGTTGTTCTTTTCACTGCCATAGCTTTGTTTATAGGTAGCCTCTTGCCTTTTACAGTGTTTGGTGAGAAACTTGGTATGAGACCTCTTCCAAGTCTTTATTTCTGGTATGTTCTTTTACCTGCCATAATGGGATACCTCACACTGGCTCAATTTTTAAAAGGCAGGTTCATCAAAAGGTACGGTGATCTTTTTTAA
- a CDS encoding CsgG/HfaB family protein, with the protein MRRTILGVSLLASLTFAEESNTKTTERQIPVVKCSAPVYSIMVMEFDCKANSCQDSYAGNPKLAYIYEVLSGSGGVKGFGKGLSTMLTNALKATNCFKIVDLEQYEKMKKLLAATGQEVKPPKVDYTILGSITALELERSGGALGGGLIPILGAINVKKDIAKLGVDVNVMKPETLEVAFSQSFDASSEKSSWGLFGAGWGGSGAAGGGWSVSKNLSLDMVARDVVVQIANSLAEKLVPDKIVQRPAPPKKEEKQEVQPGS; encoded by the coding sequence ATGAGAAGGACTATCTTGGGTGTATCGCTTTTAGCGTCTCTAACTTTTGCAGAAGAGAGCAACACAAAGACTACGGAAAGACAGATACCTGTGGTTAAGTGTTCTGCTCCAGTTTATTCTATAATGGTGATGGAGTTTGACTGTAAGGCTAACTCCTGCCAAGATTCCTATGCTGGAAATCCAAAACTCGCTTACATTTATGAGGTGCTTTCAGGTAGCGGTGGAGTAAAGGGGTTTGGCAAAGGACTTTCCACCATGTTGACAAATGCACTAAAAGCAACAAACTGTTTTAAGATAGTGGACTTAGAACAGTATGAAAAGATGAAGAAACTTCTTGCTGCTACAGGACAAGAAGTAAAGCCTCCTAAGGTGGATTACACCATTTTGGGTTCTATCACAGCTCTTGAGCTTGAAAGAAGCGGTGGAGCGCTTGGAGGTGGACTTATACCCATTCTTGGAGCTATAAATGTAAAGAAAGACATTGCCAAGCTTGGCGTTGATGTGAATGTGATGAAACCAGAAACTCTTGAAGTAGCTTTTTCTCAATCTTTTGATGCAAGCTCAGAAAAGTCCTCCTGGGGACTTTTTGGTGCAGGATGGGGAGGAAGCGGTGCTGCAGGTGGTGGTTGGAGCGTCAGCAAAAACTTATCTTTGGACATGGTAGCAAGAGATGTGGTGGTCCAAATAGCTAACTCCTTAGCTGAGAAGTTAGTGCCCGACAAGATAGTGCAAAGGCCTGCACCACCAAAGAAAGAGGAAAAACAAGAAGTACAACCCGGTAGTTAA